A window of Elgaria multicarinata webbii isolate HBS135686 ecotype San Diego chromosome 2, rElgMul1.1.pri, whole genome shotgun sequence contains these coding sequences:
- the TIMM10 gene encoding mitochondrial import inner membrane translocase subunit Tim10: MMDPLRAQQLAAELEVEMMADMYNRMTNACHRKCVPPHYKEAELSKGESVCLDRCVSKYLDIHERMGKKLTELSMQDEELMKRMQQGSGPA, translated from the exons ATGATGGATCCTCTACGAGCACAGCAGCTGGCAGCTGAGTTGGAAGTGGAGATGATGGCTGATATGTACAACAG AATGACCAATGCCTGCCATCGCAAGTGTGTGCCCCCACACTACAAGGAGGCTGAGCTGTCAAAGGGGGAGTCTGTGTGCCTGGATCGTTGCGTCTCCAAGTATTTGGACATCCATGAGCGCATGGGCAAGAAATTGACAGAGCTCTCAATGCAGGATGAGGAGCTGATGAAGAGGATGCAGCAAGGGTCTGGGCCAGCATAA